The DNA segment ttcgaatattcgaataacataccctacttATAGCCCATAAGTAGCGGTGACTGTCTAGTGATGTATGGTATCCCAAGCGGACAGACAGATCGACAGAATATCACCCATTTCTGCTATTcggctacggaaccctttaaATAGTATTCTGTTTATCCCAACTCAACTCCCAAGTCCCATGTAAATAGACAAGCACTAAGTAAAGCCTAGCCTCTGCAGTCTGCGCGTTCCGTTCGCGGTTCGAGTCGGCGACCGGTGAGATTCGCGTTTTCGGCTGCCAAGAGTGGCAACGTCGCACACGTTCTTGCCAAGTTGGTATGCTAGCTTTGCTTGGTACTACTATGTATATTCTGTGGCTttgctacaaattacaatttacaaacaaataCTGAATGGCGAATGCAGCTTGGTAGTATCGGTAGTAtgtaatactaaatactaatatgtattatttattagtattatgaattattataaaatataaggtaTCTAACGGCCTACTTATTAACTATTATCAATGATGAAACACTCAAAgtatataagtagaatatcattgactatTATACACTCATTATACATAATACGGGAAGtactataagtacttacctatgcataatttaatattatgctgttGAAAGAATTTCATTCGAACTTTAAAAATACTGGAAATGCTTCATACAACATGCTTAATTATGTacttagtaggtacttacttatattattactttaaggAAGAGGTAAGAACTAAGAACTACTGAACTATGGAGTTTCAGTCTCggttactttagagtttaggaggtatccagttctgaacgcacctttctttctcagaaCGCTGCACGTACCTACGTTCGGGCTTTTCCTGAAAAGCGGGACTGTACCTGTCCCgcacgggacatttaattttgatgaaaaaatgggaacgtcccgccaaaatcgggacgtctggcaacgctgattagTATAGTCTTTATAcctataacgatttattttaatagtttaagtccaccctgcgggatcccgcaaataccgggatccagcgggatttatttatttattaaacattcttACAACTATCATTACAGACTAGTATCCAATTGTTGattgattgtgatggttcaatcccaaaaaaaccgggattgaaattatcttgcaggattgcattccctagctatAGCCACTGCATGCGCCATTTGATGGGCTAGCGCTGGGCCATCTTATAGAGGCGCCACACCGCCAtttgatgggccagcgctgggccatCTTGTAGAGGCGCCATAAAGTATTAAGTACTTAGGTAGGTAGAtactaggtaggtacttaaagtATATAAGATTTTATGGACTTTGAAGTGGTATCAGTTATGAAGTGGAATTGAGAAGtaaatgtcaaaaatgtccggcaggGGTAGACGACATTTCTACAGTTATCCTGAACTCTGAAGAGTGAAGACCTGAGTTAggaagttaggttaggttaggttaggttggtacTACTTTTGGGCTGCCGCAGATATCGCCCCCGTAGGCGGGTCCGGTAGGCCAGCAGCGTAGGCTCGTAGCGGAAGAAGGCCCCGGtgtgttttagtgggtaaacccgGGTGTTCCTACCGAAGCACCTGGGgagccccacatatcccggCGGCCTTTCCCCCGGGTTGCCGGGAATGCGTAATGCAGTTCCcaccgtgaaaaaaaaaatggttggtactactaatatatattctgtggtgctaccaacatttttttgtgaattATACTGTACAGTTTGTTTGAAGTTCATAAACTGTACTTACCACAGTTGCGTCAGGCGAAGGATTTTGTgacgaataaaaataaattaacaaaaaaagacttaagtaatttatttaagttacaataagttatatatacaaacatattttgtttcgtAATCATACTATACTCTACCTACAGGCTACAAGAGATCAAATAGTGaagcaataaaatttaattaagtaacacAATGTTTTTTGGAGGTAACAGAACCCAACGCAACTTTTTCTCTGTGGTCTTTCACCCCGAATTCAGTCAGAATAGATTGAAGCTGACATTGGGCTAATAGGGCGTTATCGACCGACATATTTTTGAGCTGCATCGCAACACTCTTCCCAAACGCATCCCACTGTGTATCTACTTCAGAATTATTAGCACAATTTACTTCCTTCTTTAGACTAGAAATAGCTTTCACTATTTCTCTTGTCCTCTTTTTCGCTCTTGGAATTTTCCCAACGGTACACGTAGGTGTGGCAGGTGGTACTTCTATGCTTATTGGTGTTTCGTTTGGCCACCAGACCTCACATTCACTGGCTTCAGATTCTGTGACCTCATTATTTGTTTGATTggtctaaaacaaaaaaatatataatttatacttaacGCAAAACCTTGAACTCATCAAAGCGGGCCATCAAAATGAAGAACTTTTCTTATGATCTATGCTAGGAACTGCTGTCATAATCGGTGATAGGAATCAACGACAACAATGCAATTATTGTGCAGTGTGCGTTCAAACTGCAAGACAGTTGCGTACAGGAGCAGCCTATTGACGAAggacgttttctttatctcttctttatagaatcgccgatcaaaaagtATGAATTAACGACAAAAGCGTTCGATAATTAATAAAGTCGACTCCTTaccttagattaatgattggtcttcACGCGTGGGTCGTAGCGCCGCGTGCGAAGACCAATCACTAATCTAAGGTCGACTCGTTATTTGACTCATGTTATGAAAATTCCATATGGTCAACTTGGGGAAGACCGgcatattttatttgaagttgGCTTTGAGCTGCCCCTATTTCTCTTGTAATGACTCTAGAAAGACGGTTTTCACAGTAGATGACAAAGTAATCTTTTATAAACCTAATACAGATGTTAGACGTCCCCACGCATTAATTgtgtaacaaataatattataataactatattatagttGATATTTCAAAGAAACATCTTGTAGACGGACTTTCCCAGTCTTTAAGGCAAGTCAAAGCAAAGTCCGGCTAAAGGCGATTTTCGAAATCATATGTACACTAAACAGACTAAAAACCAGATAGTGACATCTGTAAGTAGCAGGTATTGAAAAAGAAACTATGCTGTTATAATCTTAAagctttatttagtttttattgagAAAACAAAATTGGGGCAAGTCCAGCATGTATTTGGGTTCAGGgctatcaaacatttttttgacaTCCGTAAATTAAAAACAACGTTATAAAAGAACTTGTTTACTTATAAAGTTATGAgcccaaaatcataattttcggtgGTGGAGGTCAGGTTTCGAGGGCACTTGTGACTTGGCCACTTTATGGGCAATGCCATCTAGTAGGTTTGAAAAGGTTGACAACATCTGATTGGAGGATTTCCTTATACAAGCTAGACGGACTTCCCCACTATTGCACTTTTAGGTAAGAAATATTTTGCAGGTGATAATAACCAAATTAAAGCGATATTAAAACGAATTGaacaccagtaataagtaaaaggatcacAAAATTACTTACGTAATCCAAGAAACTCTAAAAAATCCTTCGTATTgacacttttttaattttttttggcaGAGACTTACACTCCGAATAGTGAATACGAGTACAAAACGGGAAAAAAATTGCCGATCGTTTTTTTGTAACAGGTTACAGGTAGTTAGTAGCGACATGCCTGTTTCTTAGATCAAACTAACTCTGCAATACtgttttacccactgagccatatgAAACTAGTCGTTAAAACATGGAAGTTATTGCCGCCAGATGGACTTACCCCTCCCACAGACTTCCCCAAGTTGAccttacattttgatcggcgattctttaaAGAAACgaaacgataaagaaaacgGCTACTGGGGCCTGGGCTCTGTTTCGACTTTCGTCGCAAAATTGAATATCGTAATTTACTCTTAAAATGAAGGTttatttataacataattaaGTACAATACCTAATACCTACCTAcgtgaaaaaaataaagtactcaCGTTTTCAAAAACttgcttttttaaattcttcGCAAAAACTTCCTCCATTTCATGTAGCCACTTTATATTagaaatatatacatttttgtAACCCTCTTCAGAGTTCATCGACtcttgcattttttttatttcttgtgaGTACGTGGATcttagatttttaattttattttttgtgtcttGAATACTAAAATCAGGAATATTCATTTCTTCCGTTATAGAAATGTAAGCAGCATCACGTTTTTGCTTGTTTTTGTAATCGACTAAGGAGAAATCCCATAAGCAGGGATGCGACttataaagttttataaatttCAATGTTGTTTCGCAATCCCATTTCCCAGCCATTACGTTTTTATGACTTAAGAGATAAACGAAAAATTTCACCGAACGTGTACGCACCGAGTGGCGAGTGGTCGCCGAGTGCTGATCTACCGAGTGAGCTGAGCGAGACAGTGCGGGGAAGCGGGGAGGTGGACACTCGATCTAGTAAATAGAACGGTTTATAggggggcgcggcgcggcgccgcggcgcggGGTCCGCCTGCCGAGTGATTGTGTCACGTCGGCCTGGGCCCTGGGGCTGGGCCTAGTGCTCGGCCTCGGCAGTGTCTCGACTAGTGTTGCCAGGTCCGATTTGTTTTCAGTCGGTACATGAGGTCAAGAAAATCGGGATTTAGGGTTGCAGATCgggacaaacaaaaaaacaacgTGTTTTTAAATTAGGGTTTAATTTATTGCATTCTATATTAATAGTGCaagtttagttttatattatctatatcaaATATGTCTTTATTCTAAAACAAGTAGTCAGTCTTGCTTGCTGTAttagtgaaaattaaaaaataaagtcgTAAAGTCGTATAACCTATAATTAATCGTTgtccaaattttttatttactattttggctgcgttccagatgacgttaattttgaccaaaacgctcaaaacgtccccttctgccgttccctttggcgaccggggtcgttttgatagcggctatgacgtcactcatgacgtcatcattttcgctcaaaacgacccttgacgaagatgggtcaaagggggcgttctagtttttttttttattttaacgtaggtaactatatcgcgaaagccatgtttggaaagttttcaggagagagtagagacaaaaaaactttatattatttcattacaaataatattttaattaaataaattaaataacatctcatctctcctatacctgttgacttactcgtacttgactaagcattaagcggtattgttacctaacgtttattatgtatattgtgacaatagtcaatattcaaagtatgtggttttgttattaaaatatgattactaaagtaaaaaaaatataatactaaaaacgaaacaaatataatattatgtacgtacataatattttatttgtaaaataaatgtaactataaacaatacaattacttttatttacgacttgaagaaaaggatcgtaatatccaagttcggttcaatgtacctatgtataaaaaaatataattatttttttaaacttttctcaaaacgctcaaaacgatccgttccacttgggtttgtatcactgacgctcacatgctagtggaacgagAAAAACTatggtcttgagcgtgagcgtttctaacgtcatctggaacgcggggtttataatattctaatctaaagagtaaagacacaCAAAAGGCACAAAACCATTTTAAAACGTTAACGAAATGGAAGAATGCAGATTGCCGAATGACCGACCGACCGACCGAATTGAGTATGTATATATGCAATGCATACACACGTCTCAACTCTCTCACTCTTATCCATTACATTACGCTCTCTCGTTCATGCAATGCGAAGTGACGTGAAGCTGATgccattttgaatttgaaatagtGATGTgatgagtaaaaaattaaaaactacgcacctacctacttaaaaattttttatgattttctttttcaatttttgaTTTATCGGGACATTTGGCGTCCCGATTAGGTATAAATCGGGACGCGTCCCCAGACCCTTGAAAATCGGGACATCCCGCGCAAATCGGGACACCTGGCAACACTAGTCTCGACACTCTTTTCTGTAAAATCAGTaggtaggtgtaatcaagcTATTATGTCGTTAGCGCTAAAATGGCTTTTTTAATTGGCCTTGATATGACTTAGATTttgactaaaaagtaaaaaaaaaacattttcaaaaagtttattattaattaacaatactCAATAACTAATGCTTGAAGacagaaaattaattttgcgATAAATACGTTACATTATCGTACTTAATTTAGCGTAAAGTAACAAAGTGTTACAagagttacaagttacaactaacaTAACACACGCAGATTAACGAAGGTGATTGCGATTTGTGAGACGAGTGAAAAGGACGATCGATGCGACGCCGGACGCGCGATCGTCCAGTCAAATTAGGCTTAAATTAGGTAGGAacctcggaattcgagatacccagctgtaagtctgtaaatatttgtatattgacactaatctgaccaatatttctcatgtaaatatcctatacttaaatataaaaaaggtcttatttaatagctaaacttatagactacgcttacacagccCACAGGCAATACGTTAAGAATTTCGTGGAAAAATACAAAAACCAAAACTTAAGGAAAAAAAAGTTCTGATAGGCTGACTTTAATAGTTTCGCACACCCGACCATATGtaggttttgacttttgagacaacatttagggtgccatcgggtatctcgaattccgaggtGAACTTACTATACTAATTGGACTATTAACACGTCTTCAATCACCAGTGTAATATTAAACAAacgataaaatattttgagtaaGTTTAGCCATATGCATTGTCATTGTTCCCCTGACTCGCTCTATAGAAGAGCTCGTTGATTTTGAGCATCAACCAGTCTCGTCGGTCTTGGGAGGTCTTGCGGAGCTTGGACGTCACTAGCTTCCCGAACAGGGAGCACTCGTCTTCCTCCTCGGTCTGCTCGCTACCCTTGGACTTTTTGGAATCGCCGACCATTGCTATGGGCAGCTCGAGAGGGTTTTTTCTCTTAAGCGCCGATGTGGAGACGATGCTCACGAAGTTCTCCCGCTTTATCTCGGGTTCGCTGTCGCAGGAGTCGTTCGAATCGTCGCGATTATGCCGATCCtgaaataagaataaaattattagtaacgttattaataaaattgaatattaaCCCTCTACAGAGataccgtaatttaccgttttttatAGCCTTataactcataataataataatatattatattacattggGTCAGAATTTCGGTGCTCGATTGATTACTAAATGTAAAAATGGCTAACCATTTTTTGCATCAGGCTCATAGAGTAATGGTAAAGGTTGGCGAAATCTTCATCTTGAATCTTTATAAAAAAGCTATTTTGAAAACTGCTTAAATAACTCGTACAGTAGTTTAAGATCGATACGAACATCGTATTTTTCGGATAAACCATATGCCATACCTTAGATTTCGACCTCGATGTTGATGAAGATTTGTAGATGGAACCCATAAAGTCATCCATAGCGCTGAAGGCGAACCAGGATGGCTGGAAAACGTACTCCGAGGACTCTGACTTTATTACTTTCGTCTTTAACGACCGGTACGTCGCTAGCAGGGATTCCTTCTTCCTTTTCAGTTCGTCCACGGTCCATCGATTATCGAGATCCTTTCTTATAGAATTCCACGCGTCAGTCAGACTATACTTGCTTCTTCGATTGGGGTTGTCGGGATTCCATAGCACCGTTTGTCCTTTGTACAGTTCGATAAATTTGAGAACGTCATTTATCGACCAGCATATTGGAGTCGGAGTGGCAGCCGCTGCTCTGTCGTCTTCCGAGTCGTTCCGCTCCTCGCACGTGGAGTTG comes from the Aricia agestis chromosome 6, ilAriAges1.1, whole genome shotgun sequence genome and includes:
- the LOC121728348 gene encoding uncharacterized protein LOC121728348; amino-acid sequence: MAGKWDCETTLKFIKLYKSHPCLWDFSLVDYKNKQKRDAAYISITEEMNIPDFSIQDTKNKIKNLRSTYSQEIKKMQESMNSEEGYKNVYISNIKWLHEMEEVFAKNLKKQVFENTNQTNNEVTESEASECEVWWPNETPISIEVPPATPTCTVGKIPRAKKRTREIVKAISSLKKEVNCANNSEVDTQWDAFGKSVAMQLKNMSVDNALLAQCQLQSILTEFGVKDHREKVALGSVTSKKHCVT